One window of the Anaeromyxobacter dehalogenans 2CP-C genome contains the following:
- a CDS encoding ExbD/TolR family protein, which produces MPIVTPGKRPAKRFEKSKILGGKFARAHKATNAELNVVPMVDMMTMLVIFLLQQFSSTGEVLYMQKDIKLPDARHGQIIEIAPVVAISAEQVVVTGVKVADVRELDSEGGYLNIPALEERLRDEKKRWDFIHQNDPEKKWEGAVNIQADKGVPFRIVKRVLFSCGVAGYFNVNFAALDAGTAVAAAAPAGPGEG; this is translated from the coding sequence ATGCCCATCGTCACCCCCGGCAAGCGGCCCGCGAAGCGGTTCGAGAAGTCGAAGATCCTCGGCGGCAAGTTCGCGCGCGCGCACAAGGCCACCAACGCCGAGCTGAACGTCGTCCCGATGGTGGACATGATGACGATGCTCGTCATCTTCCTCCTGCAGCAGTTCTCGTCCACGGGCGAGGTGCTGTACATGCAGAAGGACATCAAGCTGCCCGACGCGCGCCACGGCCAGATCATCGAGATCGCGCCGGTGGTGGCGATCAGCGCCGAGCAGGTGGTGGTGACCGGCGTGAAGGTGGCCGACGTCCGCGAGCTGGACAGCGAGGGCGGCTACCTCAACATCCCCGCGCTGGAGGAGCGCCTGCGCGACGAGAAGAAGCGCTGGGACTTCATCCACCAGAACGACCCCGAGAAGAAGTGGGAGGGGGCGGTCAACATCCAGGCGGACAAGGGCGTGCCGTTCCGGATCGTGAAGCGCGTCCTGTTCTCCTGCGGCGTGGCCGGCTACTTCAACGTGAACTTCGCCGCGCTGGACGCCGGCACCGCCGTCGCGGCGGCCGCGCCGGCCGGGCCGGGCGAGGGCTAG
- a CDS encoding ExbD/TolR family protein, producing the protein MGGGAIPEAGGGGKRKKKALDAVINVVPAIDLLSCCITFLLYTAVWTQISRLQVQQFGAGAPEPPTTEQQKALMVTLAVSERGMSLTTSAGLNVEIPMDRAGGAARQDYKALDDRLKQLRSEHPDAAAVTVSAEDTVSYGDLVQVIDTCMGQGLVSVSVTGV; encoded by the coding sequence ATGGGCGGCGGCGCGATCCCGGAGGCGGGCGGCGGCGGCAAGCGCAAGAAGAAGGCGCTCGACGCGGTCATCAACGTCGTCCCCGCCATCGACCTGCTCTCCTGCTGCATCACGTTCCTGCTCTACACCGCGGTGTGGACGCAGATCTCGCGCCTGCAGGTGCAGCAGTTCGGCGCGGGCGCGCCCGAGCCGCCCACCACCGAGCAGCAGAAGGCGCTCATGGTGACGCTGGCGGTGAGCGAGCGGGGGATGAGCCTCACCACGTCGGCCGGCCTGAACGTGGAGATCCCCATGGACCGCGCCGGCGGCGCCGCGCGCCAGGACTACAAGGCGCTCGACGACCGGCTGAAGCAGCTTCGCAGCGAGCACCCGGACGCCGCGGCGGTGACCGTCTCGGCGGAGGACACCGTGAGCTACGGCGACCTCGTGCAGGTCATCGACACGTGCATGGGCCAGGGGCTCGTGTCCGTGTCCGTCACCGGCGTCTGA
- a CDS encoding MotA/TolQ/ExbB proton channel family protein encodes MGEMFGALAKHYHEGGWMMHPILASLIVVVGLVVDRALALYFQASVDKEGFLRGLKEHIYRGDLDRAISFCASQKKTPLVSVIKAGLINVPKGEADVQAAMDEATLRESPKIEKRTGYLAMLGNVATLLGLLGTIVGLIGAFGAVANASPADKATILANSISEAMNCTAFGLLTAIPALVAYSVLQGKSQQMLDDINETSVSVLNLIVANRDKMKLPATVPSEE; translated from the coding sequence ATGGGCGAAATGTTCGGAGCGCTCGCGAAGCACTATCACGAGGGCGGGTGGATGATGCACCCGATCCTCGCCTCGCTGATCGTCGTGGTGGGCCTCGTGGTGGACCGCGCGCTCGCGCTCTACTTCCAGGCCTCCGTGGACAAGGAGGGCTTCCTCCGCGGCCTCAAGGAGCACATCTACCGGGGCGACCTCGACCGGGCGATCAGCTTCTGCGCCTCGCAGAAGAAGACCCCGCTCGTCTCGGTGATCAAGGCCGGCCTCATCAACGTGCCGAAGGGCGAGGCCGACGTGCAGGCCGCCATGGACGAGGCGACGCTGCGCGAGTCGCCCAAGATCGAGAAGCGCACCGGCTACCTCGCCATGCTCGGCAACGTGGCCACGCTGCTCGGCCTGCTCGGCACCATCGTCGGCCTCATCGGCGCGTTCGGCGCCGTGGCGAACGCGAGCCCGGCCGACAAGGCCACCATCCTCGCGAACTCCATCTCCGAGGCCATGAACTGCACCGCCTTCGGCCTCCTCACCGCCATCCCGGCGCTGGTGGCCTACTCGGTGCTGCAGGGCAAGTCGCAGCAGATGCTCGACGACATCAACGAGACCTCGGTCTCGGTGCTGAACCTCATCGTCGCGAACCGCGACAAGATGAAGCTGCCGGCGACGGTCCCGTCGGAGGAGTAG
- a CDS encoding two-component system sensor histidine kinase NtrB has translation MLLTLSRELAEARAEDQISGALARALDAVFPGRAFSIRLVDPRTLALTTFYASGRLRPDRPGRLVLARDAVEEAGLSAAALAAGGVRVVEREEPLFEGYEEATSVPLAVSGALYGVLSLEYAPGGPGVPAEDRPLLRRVAGHAALGVRNVRSIDELTYLKTYLEELIEHANALIWAVDRDRSVIVWNAALAKLSGLAAGEVLGGEALLRAPDDERPRLAAVLARSLGGERVDGVETRLLRRDGGEVRVAVNTAPIAGASGEVEGVILIGQDLTLLRSMQAAAEHAERLAAIGRLVAGVVHELNNPLTAVTMYSDVLLERFTARGQDPADVEKLRAIKDAGQRIQRLARDLVTYARPTGARTEAVDLVPAVDEAGRMAKPALKEAGAALVRDGGDGPYVVEGNRPSLVQVVLALVTNAAQAVPPGGEVRVGLAREEGEVVLTVADEGAGMPPEVAARAFEPFFTTRAGVGIGLGLPIVQGIVERHGGSVSLTTAAGRGTTVTVRLPARAATPTELRPVGPADARQRPPGDTPTHPRLPRPPRG, from the coding sequence GTGCTGCTGACGCTGTCGCGCGAGCTCGCCGAGGCCCGCGCCGAGGACCAGATCAGCGGCGCCCTGGCCCGCGCGCTCGACGCGGTGTTCCCCGGCCGCGCGTTCTCGATCCGGCTGGTGGACCCGCGCACGCTGGCGCTCACCACGTTCTACGCGAGCGGGCGGCTGCGCCCGGACCGCCCCGGGCGGCTGGTGCTGGCCCGCGACGCGGTGGAGGAGGCCGGGCTGTCGGCGGCGGCGCTCGCGGCCGGCGGCGTCCGGGTGGTGGAGCGCGAGGAGCCGCTGTTCGAGGGCTACGAGGAGGCGACCTCGGTGCCGCTCGCGGTCTCGGGCGCGCTCTACGGCGTGCTCTCGCTGGAGTACGCGCCCGGCGGGCCCGGCGTGCCGGCCGAGGACCGGCCGCTGCTGCGCCGGGTGGCCGGCCACGCGGCGCTGGGCGTGCGCAACGTCCGCTCCATCGACGAACTCACCTACCTCAAGACCTACCTCGAGGAGCTGATCGAGCACGCGAACGCGCTCATCTGGGCGGTGGACCGCGATCGCTCGGTGATCGTCTGGAACGCGGCGCTGGCGAAGCTCTCCGGGCTCGCCGCCGGCGAGGTGCTGGGGGGCGAGGCGCTCCTGCGCGCGCCCGACGACGAGCGCCCGCGGCTCGCCGCGGTGCTGGCGCGGAGCCTCGGCGGCGAGCGGGTGGACGGGGTCGAGACGCGGCTGCTCCGGCGCGACGGCGGCGAGGTGCGGGTGGCGGTGAACACCGCGCCCATCGCCGGCGCCTCCGGCGAGGTCGAGGGCGTCATCCTCATCGGCCAGGACCTCACCCTGCTCCGCTCCATGCAGGCCGCCGCCGAGCACGCCGAGCGGCTCGCCGCCATCGGGCGCCTCGTGGCCGGCGTGGTCCACGAGCTCAACAACCCGCTCACCGCGGTCACCATGTACTCGGACGTGCTGCTCGAGCGCTTCACCGCGCGCGGGCAGGACCCGGCCGACGTCGAGAAGCTCCGCGCCATCAAGGACGCGGGCCAGCGCATCCAGCGCCTCGCCCGCGACCTCGTCACCTACGCCCGCCCCACCGGCGCGCGCACCGAGGCGGTGGACCTCGTCCCGGCGGTGGACGAGGCGGGGCGCATGGCGAAGCCCGCGCTCAAGGAGGCCGGCGCGGCGCTGGTGCGCGACGGCGGCGACGGGCCGTACGTGGTGGAGGGCAACCGGCCCAGCCTGGTGCAGGTGGTGCTCGCGCTCGTGACGAACGCGGCGCAGGCGGTCCCGCCCGGCGGCGAGGTGCGCGTCGGGCTCGCGCGCGAGGAGGGCGAGGTGGTGCTCACCGTCGCCGACGAGGGCGCGGGCATGCCGCCGGAGGTGGCGGCGCGCGCGTTCGAGCCGTTCTTCACCACGCGCGCCGGCGTGGGCATCGGGCTCGGCCTGCCCATCGTGCAGGGGATCGTGGAGCGCCACGGCGGCAGCGTCAGCCTCACCACCGCGGCCGGGCGCGGCACCACCGTGACCGTCCGCCTCCCGGCCCGCGCCGCCACGCCCACCGAGCTGCGCCCGGTCGGCCCCGCCGACGCGCGGCAGCGCCCGCCCGGCGACACCCCCACGCACCCGCGGCTGCCCCGCCCGCCGCGCGGGTGA
- the larC gene encoding nickel pincer cofactor biosynthesis protein LarC, which translates to MALLLLEPVGGIAGDMFLAAAIDLGVDPAALARALESLGVPGWRLAVTRKAEHGIQGTHVDVVVEGEQPASRGLAEILALVAASGLPPRAREAARGIFERIGEAEARVHGVPVSEVHFHEVGAVDSIVDVCGAAVALDLLGWPEVRAAPPELGRGLVRTAHGTMPVPPPAVLELLKGKPVRPGGPPGEAVTPTGAALLAVLAEVGPLPAHVPLRVGYGVGTRAWPDRPNVLRATLAEPAPAAGAGGPGPETLWVLEANLDDCPGQLVARAIEAALEAGALDAWAAPLTMKKGRPGVLLGALCDEARRAAVTGALFAETTTLGVRRHAVEREALERAFEPVETGYGTVRVKVARLGGRELGAHPEYDDCAARARAAGVAVREVMAAALAAYRSRRP; encoded by the coding sequence ATGGCGCTCCTCCTCCTCGAGCCGGTGGGCGGGATCGCCGGCGACATGTTCCTGGCCGCCGCGATCGACCTGGGCGTGGACCCGGCCGCGCTCGCGCGCGCGCTCGAGTCGCTCGGCGTCCCGGGCTGGCGGCTCGCGGTGACGCGGAAGGCCGAGCACGGGATCCAGGGCACGCACGTGGACGTGGTGGTGGAGGGCGAGCAGCCCGCGTCGCGCGGCCTCGCCGAGATCCTGGCGCTGGTGGCGGCGAGCGGGCTCCCGCCCCGGGCGCGCGAGGCGGCGCGCGGGATCTTCGAGCGCATCGGCGAGGCCGAGGCGCGCGTCCACGGCGTGCCCGTCTCGGAGGTGCACTTCCACGAGGTCGGGGCGGTGGACTCGATCGTGGACGTGTGCGGCGCCGCGGTGGCGCTCGACCTCCTCGGCTGGCCGGAGGTGCGCGCGGCGCCGCCGGAGCTGGGGCGCGGCCTCGTCCGCACCGCGCACGGGACCATGCCGGTGCCGCCGCCGGCGGTGCTGGAGCTCCTGAAGGGCAAGCCGGTGCGCCCGGGCGGCCCGCCCGGCGAGGCGGTCACGCCCACCGGCGCGGCGCTGCTCGCGGTGCTCGCCGAGGTGGGCCCGCTCCCCGCCCACGTGCCGCTGCGGGTCGGCTACGGGGTCGGCACGCGCGCCTGGCCGGATCGCCCGAACGTGCTGCGCGCCACGCTCGCCGAGCCGGCGCCCGCGGCCGGCGCGGGCGGGCCCGGGCCGGAGACGCTCTGGGTGCTGGAGGCGAACCTCGACGACTGCCCGGGGCAGCTCGTGGCGCGCGCCATCGAGGCGGCGCTGGAGGCCGGCGCGCTCGACGCCTGGGCGGCGCCGCTCACCATGAAGAAGGGGCGCCCGGGGGTGCTCCTCGGCGCGCTGTGCGACGAGGCGCGCCGCGCGGCGGTGACCGGCGCGCTGTTCGCCGAGACGACGACGCTGGGCGTGCGGCGGCACGCGGTGGAGCGCGAGGCGCTGGAGCGCGCGTTCGAGCCGGTCGAGACCGGCTACGGCACGGTGCGCGTGAAGGTGGCGCGGCTCGGCGGCCGGGAGCTGGGCGCGCACCCGGAGTACGACGACTGCGCCGCGCGCGCCCGCGCCGCCGGCGTGGCCGTGCGCGAGGTGATGGCGGCGGCGCTGGCCGCGTACCGTTCCCGGCGCCCGTGA
- the larB gene encoding nickel pincer cofactor biosynthesis protein LarB yields MDEKTLRALLARVKRGQSSLDEAVAALKGAPFERMGDLATLDTHRTLRVGMPEVVLAESKTAAQVAAIARKLAARGPLLVTRLAPEKAGPARRAVKGSVYDPVSRTLRRGRMDLPARGPVAVCCAGTSDIPVCEEAAVTLEVMGVEPIRVYDVGVAGIHRLLARRDDLDRARAVIVAAGMEGALPSVVGGLVGRPVIGVPTSVGYGASLGGLAPLFTMLNSCAPNVTVVNVDNGFGAAFVAGLVARG; encoded by the coding sequence ATGGACGAGAAGACCCTGCGCGCGCTCCTCGCCCGCGTGAAGCGCGGCCAGTCGTCGCTCGACGAGGCGGTGGCCGCCCTGAAGGGCGCGCCGTTCGAGCGCATGGGCGACCTCGCCACGCTCGACACGCACCGCACCCTGCGGGTGGGGATGCCGGAGGTGGTGCTGGCCGAGTCGAAGACCGCCGCGCAGGTGGCGGCCATCGCCCGCAAGCTCGCCGCCCGCGGCCCGCTCCTCGTCACCCGCCTCGCCCCGGAGAAGGCCGGCCCGGCCCGCCGCGCGGTGAAGGGCAGCGTCTACGACCCGGTCTCGCGCACGCTGCGCCGGGGGAGGATGGACCTGCCGGCGCGCGGGCCGGTGGCGGTGTGCTGCGCCGGCACCTCGGACATCCCGGTGTGCGAGGAGGCGGCGGTGACGCTGGAGGTGATGGGCGTCGAGCCCATCCGCGTCTACGACGTGGGCGTGGCCGGGATCCACCGGCTGCTGGCGCGGCGCGACGACCTCGACCGGGCCCGCGCGGTGATCGTCGCCGCGGGCATGGAGGGCGCGCTGCCCTCGGTGGTGGGCGGCCTGGTGGGCCGGCCGGTGATCGGCGTGCCGACCTCGGTCGGCTACGGCGCCTCGCTGGGCGGGCTCGCGCCGCTGTTCACGATGCTGAACTCCTGCGCGCCGAACGTCACGGTGGTGAACGTGGACAACGGCTTCGGCGCGGCGTTCGTGGCGGGCCTCGTCGCCCGCGGCTGA
- a CDS encoding chemotaxis protein CheC, translating to MSAPGFGPRELDALQELASIGCGQAITALGRLARRPIHMDVPEAWVGAETGAIAAFLGGLGQDLVAVGVKLEGPLTGDLLLALQERDAEALAAVLGFPPGGAWAGMAESALLESGNIVGSAFVSAVAALVGEKLLLSVPGFARGSGRECVERLVSHAGSIALATRFVLSTGADGPVVAGEPALEGLILVMPEPARVAKLLSHLDLR from the coding sequence GTGAGCGCTCCCGGCTTCGGCCCGCGCGAGCTGGACGCGCTCCAGGAGCTCGCCAGCATCGGCTGCGGCCAGGCCATCACCGCGCTCGGTCGCCTCGCGCGCCGGCCCATCCACATGGACGTGCCCGAGGCGTGGGTGGGCGCCGAGACCGGCGCCATCGCCGCGTTCCTGGGCGGCCTGGGGCAGGACCTCGTCGCGGTGGGCGTGAAGCTGGAGGGGCCGCTCACCGGCGACCTGCTCCTCGCGCTCCAGGAGCGCGACGCCGAGGCGCTCGCCGCGGTGCTCGGGTTCCCGCCCGGCGGCGCCTGGGCGGGCATGGCGGAGAGCGCGCTCCTCGAGTCGGGCAACATCGTGGGGAGCGCGTTCGTCTCGGCGGTGGCCGCGCTGGTGGGGGAGAAGCTCCTGCTCTCGGTGCCCGGCTTCGCGCGCGGCAGCGGGCGCGAGTGCGTGGAGCGGCTCGTCTCGCACGCCGGCTCGATCGCGCTCGCCACCCGGTTCGTCCTGTCCACCGGCGCGGACGGGCCGGTGGTCGCGGGCGAGCCCGCCCTGGAGGGGCTCATCCTGGTGATGCCCGAGCCGGCCCGCGTCGCGAAGCTCCTCTCGCATCTCGATCTGCGATAG
- a CDS encoding chemotaxis protein CheA, which translates to MDLQKYLSLYVAESSEHLAGYGRDLVEIERAVREGRPVKATIDSLFRHAHSVKGMSAAMAFDGIATLAHKAEDLVDVFRGEPGRLDAAAVDVLLAAGDALAAMVQGAGRGEKPEPDAALVARVVEAARRCRAGEPAAPAAGDPFAAQPAAPASPPAAPAPAAPPAADPAAGPAPAEPAPRAHRRVQVEVDIAPGCPVPAVRAFLVVKKLAALGAVARSAPTVEDLKAGRIPGKRLEVELHSPEPLAALERALAQISDLAAVAVREAAAAPPLAAAPAAPAPAPAREAPAEPARTVRVKTEILDGFLDAVGELILATARIREVGRGLPRDVRAPLDEGVDRLHAIVKDLHDKVMTVRMTPLALVTERLPRVVRDLARAVNKQVELDVQGAEIEIDRAILEELSDPLQHVLRNAVDHGIEPTHLRLLAGKPATGRLALTARRERDRVILEVSDDGRGLDPERLRQAAVARGVLAPEQAAALSDREALMLCCLPGVSTAEQVTELSGRGVGMDSVKRTVEALGGTLEVESAPGVGARVTFRLPLTVAVQPVLLVRVGEEVLGLPIAKVHGAAQVELSRLDRSRGEPVLPYDGELVPVRDLSRLLGFPAAAGDVRAVVVAEGGEPGRVGLAVDALLGQHEAVLKPLGSPLELVPGLSAVTVLGTGRPVFILDVQRLFA; encoded by the coding sequence GTGGACCTCCAGAAGTACCTCTCCCTCTACGTGGCCGAGTCGAGCGAGCACCTCGCCGGCTACGGGCGCGACCTGGTCGAGATCGAGCGGGCGGTGCGCGAGGGGCGCCCCGTCAAGGCCACCATCGACAGCCTGTTCCGGCACGCGCACAGCGTGAAGGGCATGAGCGCCGCCATGGCGTTCGACGGCATCGCCACGCTCGCGCACAAGGCCGAGGACCTGGTGGACGTGTTCCGCGGCGAGCCCGGCCGCCTCGACGCCGCCGCGGTGGACGTGCTGCTCGCCGCGGGCGACGCGCTCGCCGCCATGGTGCAGGGCGCCGGGCGCGGGGAGAAGCCGGAGCCGGACGCCGCGCTGGTGGCGCGGGTGGTGGAGGCGGCGCGCCGCTGCCGCGCGGGCGAGCCGGCCGCGCCGGCGGCGGGCGATCCCTTCGCCGCCCAGCCCGCCGCGCCCGCGTCCCCGCCGGCCGCCCCCGCGCCGGCGGCCCCGCCCGCGGCCGATCCCGCCGCCGGCCCCGCGCCCGCCGAGCCGGCGCCGCGCGCGCACCGGCGGGTGCAGGTGGAGGTGGACATCGCGCCGGGCTGCCCGGTGCCGGCGGTGCGCGCGTTCCTCGTGGTGAAGAAGCTCGCGGCGCTCGGCGCGGTGGCGCGCTCGGCCCCCACCGTCGAGGACCTGAAGGCCGGGCGCATCCCCGGGAAGCGGCTCGAGGTGGAGCTGCACTCGCCGGAGCCGCTCGCCGCGCTGGAGCGGGCGCTCGCGCAGATCTCCGACCTCGCCGCGGTGGCGGTGCGCGAGGCGGCCGCGGCGCCGCCGCTCGCCGCCGCCCCGGCCGCGCCCGCGCCGGCCCCCGCGCGCGAGGCGCCCGCCGAGCCGGCCCGCACGGTGAGGGTGAAGACCGAGATCCTGGACGGCTTCCTCGACGCGGTGGGCGAGCTCATCCTCGCCACCGCCCGCATCCGCGAGGTGGGCCGCGGGCTGCCGCGCGACGTGCGCGCGCCGCTCGACGAGGGCGTGGACCGGCTGCACGCCATCGTGAAGGACCTGCACGACAAGGTGATGACGGTGCGGATGACCCCGCTCGCGCTCGTCACCGAGCGGCTGCCGCGCGTGGTCCGCGACCTCGCCCGCGCCGTGAACAAGCAGGTGGAGCTCGACGTGCAGGGCGCCGAGATCGAGATCGACCGCGCCATCCTGGAGGAGCTGTCCGACCCGCTCCAGCACGTGCTCCGGAACGCGGTGGACCACGGCATCGAGCCGACGCACCTGCGGCTGCTCGCCGGGAAGCCCGCCACCGGCCGGCTCGCGCTCACCGCCCGCCGCGAGCGCGACCGCGTCATCCTGGAGGTGTCCGACGACGGGCGCGGGCTCGACCCGGAGCGGCTCCGCCAGGCGGCGGTGGCGCGCGGGGTGCTCGCGCCGGAGCAGGCGGCGGCGCTCTCCGACCGCGAGGCGCTCATGCTCTGCTGCCTGCCGGGCGTGTCCACCGCCGAGCAGGTCACCGAGCTGTCCGGCCGCGGCGTGGGCATGGACTCGGTGAAGCGGACCGTCGAGGCGCTCGGGGGCACGCTCGAGGTGGAGAGCGCGCCGGGCGTTGGCGCGCGCGTCACCTTCCGCCTGCCGCTCACCGTGGCGGTGCAGCCGGTGCTGCTCGTCCGCGTGGGCGAGGAGGTGCTGGGCCTGCCCATCGCGAAGGTGCACGGCGCCGCGCAGGTGGAGCTGTCGCGGCTCGACCGGAGCCGCGGCGAGCCGGTGCTCCCCTACGACGGCGAGCTCGTCCCGGTGCGCGACCTCTCCCGGCTGCTCGGCTTCCCGGCCGCGGCCGGCGACGTGCGCGCGGTGGTGGTGGCCGAGGGCGGCGAGCCGGGCCGGGTGGGCCTGGCGGTGGACGCGCTGCTCGGCCAGCACGAGGCGGTGCTGAAGCCGCTCGGCAGCCCGCTCGAGCTGGTGCCCGGCCTCTCCGCGGTGACCGTGCTCGGCACCGGGCGGCCGGTCTTCATCCTCGACGTCCAGAGGCTGTTCGCGTGA
- a CDS encoding response regulator → MAKRVLIVDDAIFMRNMIKDIFSGSGFEVVGEAANGLEAVEKYKELKPDLTTMDIVMPFKSGIEATREIIKHDARAVIVMCSALGQESLVMEAIEAGASDFIVKPFKAEDVLSVVKKVMGDA, encoded by the coding sequence ATGGCGAAGCGAGTCCTGATCGTCGACGACGCGATCTTCATGCGGAACATGATCAAGGACATCTTCTCCGGGTCCGGGTTCGAGGTCGTCGGCGAGGCCGCGAACGGGCTGGAGGCGGTCGAGAAGTACAAGGAGCTGAAGCCCGACCTCACCACCATGGACATCGTCATGCCGTTCAAGAGCGGCATCGAGGCGACGCGCGAGATCATCAAGCACGACGCGCGGGCGGTGATCGTGATGTGCAGCGCGCTCGGGCAGGAGTCGCTGGTGATGGAGGCGATCGAGGCCGGCGCGAGCGACTTCATCGTGAAGCCGTTCAAGGCCGAGGACGTGCTGTCCGTCGTCAAGAAGGTGATGGGCGACGCCTGA
- a CDS encoding chemotaxis protein CheW — translation MRHVVFRVAGERYALPLAAVREVVLPQPPFARVPRASEAVRGVMNLRGRVVAVVDLAALVGLAPQPLRDGAGMVLILDQGKRALGLLIGGVLGVEPLAPPEAGGGLVRGLAEARTGAVTVLGAEALAEQASALFGGR, via the coding sequence GTGCGCCACGTCGTCTTCCGCGTCGCCGGCGAGCGCTACGCCCTGCCGCTCGCGGCGGTGCGCGAGGTGGTGCTGCCGCAGCCGCCGTTCGCGCGCGTCCCGCGCGCCTCCGAGGCGGTGCGCGGCGTCATGAACCTGCGCGGCCGGGTGGTGGCGGTGGTGGACCTCGCCGCGCTGGTCGGGCTCGCGCCCCAGCCGCTCCGGGACGGCGCCGGCATGGTGCTCATCCTGGATCAGGGCAAGCGCGCGCTGGGCCTGCTCATCGGCGGCGTGCTCGGGGTCGAGCCGCTCGCGCCGCCGGAGGCCGGCGGCGGCCTGGTGCGCGGCCTCGCCGAGGCGCGCACCGGCGCGGTGACGGTGCTCGGCGCGGAGGCGCTGGCCGAGCAGGCCTCCGCGCTGTTCGGCGGGAGGTGA
- a CDS encoding methyl-accepting chemotaxis protein — MARARDERLQSTRPSARWQDAPHLVAVRGRAAEPPLRPAPPAAGLTVSLQTKILVSYFIVGGVLLFAVPLVQAWVASRAAGVVIILVLTLALGQGLTLAIARVARVGRLKASAVEISRGDLSRAVVSEEQKAFHDEIDDLTEAIRTMQENLRDLVSRIQRTAQSVSDSANDLQTSAEDVNASTDEVASSMEKIAVGAGQQSDLVERTSKVIGEIAASIERTARSAEEAARASVETSTSAASGGEAARLAGEKVKKVFARIEAASEQVFAFGERTKEISKIVEAITQVANQTNLLALNATIEAARAGEYGRGFAVVAEEVRKLAEAAGRSAEQISSLATDISGRAAKVVETMKESVAELGDGREDLNAIIRTLSDIATIAASGAEKVRVISQDAREQLNGSADMVQAMDHISDVASSNASATEQVRKVTAEQIAAVSQMASAAQELTNLSVELQTVVSRFRLG, encoded by the coding sequence GTGGCCCGAGCGAGAGACGAGCGACTCCAGTCCACCCGCCCGAGCGCCCGCTGGCAGGACGCGCCGCACCTGGTGGCCGTCCGCGGCCGCGCCGCCGAGCCGCCGCTCCGCCCCGCGCCGCCCGCCGCCGGCCTGACCGTCTCGCTGCAGACGAAGATCCTCGTCTCCTACTTCATCGTGGGCGGCGTGCTCCTGTTCGCGGTGCCGCTCGTGCAGGCCTGGGTGGCGAGCCGCGCCGCGGGCGTCGTCATCATCCTCGTGCTCACGCTCGCGCTCGGGCAGGGGCTCACCCTCGCCATCGCCCGGGTGGCGCGCGTCGGGCGCCTCAAGGCGAGCGCGGTGGAGATCAGCCGCGGCGACCTCTCGCGCGCGGTGGTCTCCGAGGAGCAGAAGGCGTTCCACGACGAGATCGACGACCTCACCGAGGCCATCCGCACCATGCAGGAGAACCTGCGGGACCTCGTCTCGCGCATCCAGCGGACCGCGCAGTCGGTCTCGGACAGCGCCAACGACCTGCAGACCAGCGCCGAGGACGTGAACGCCTCCACCGACGAGGTGGCCTCGTCGATGGAGAAGATCGCGGTGGGCGCCGGGCAGCAGTCGGACCTGGTGGAGCGGACCTCGAAGGTGATCGGCGAGATCGCCGCCTCCATCGAGCGCACCGCCCGCAGCGCCGAGGAGGCGGCCCGCGCCTCGGTGGAGACCAGCACCTCGGCCGCCTCCGGCGGCGAGGCGGCCCGGCTCGCCGGCGAGAAGGTGAAGAAGGTGTTCGCCCGCATCGAGGCGGCCAGCGAGCAGGTGTTCGCGTTCGGCGAGCGCACCAAGGAGATCTCCAAGATCGTCGAGGCCATCACCCAGGTGGCGAACCAGACCAACCTGCTCGCGCTGAACGCCACCATCGAGGCGGCGCGCGCCGGCGAGTACGGGCGCGGGTTCGCGGTGGTGGCCGAGGAGGTGCGCAAGCTCGCCGAGGCGGCCGGCCGCTCCGCCGAGCAGATCTCCTCGCTCGCGACCGACATCTCCGGCCGCGCCGCGAAGGTGGTCGAGACCATGAAGGAGTCGGTGGCCGAGCTGGGCGACGGGCGCGAGGACCTGAACGCGATCATCCGCACGCTCTCGGACATCGCCACCATCGCGGCGAGCGGCGCCGAGAAGGTGCGCGTCATCTCGCAGGACGCGCGCGAGCAGCTGAACGGCTCGGCCGACATGGTCCAGGCCATGGACCACATCTCCGACGTGGCCTCGTCGAACGCGAGCGCCACCGAGCAGGTCCGCAAGGTCACCGCCGAGCAGATCGCCGCGGTGTCGCAGATGGCGAGCGCCGCGCAGGAGCTCACCAACCTCTCGGTCGAGCTGCAGACGGTGGTCTCGCGGTTCCGGCTGGGCTGA